Proteins from one Ramlibacter sp. PS4R-6 genomic window:
- a CDS encoding leucyl aminopeptidase, protein MDFQLKTLDAAGAAREKCDALVFVIAEGFKPGRDPLSRLAAEAVKAGDLDTKPGKLLQAYRPAGVGAKRVVLASAGDGSPRRVQAAIGSAVSSLKSAGAKRLVVVLPSGAGDDHVRAAVAGTAEASYVYVATKSKPEGRELERITIAVGNAAASKGAFELARATAAGIEFARELGNLPPNLATPTRLGEEAKGLARTYGFRCEVLGPKEIAKLGMGAFMAVAQGSEEPARFIVLEYRGGAANEAPVVLVGKGITFDSGGISIKPAPDMDEMKFDMSGAGSVLGTFRALGEAKPAINVVGLIPSCENLPDGRAVKPGDIVKTMNGQTVEILNTDAEGRLILCDALAYAERFKPGAVVDIATLTGACVVALGFVRSGLFSPDDALAQELLAAGEAANDLAWRMPLDDEYADGLKTNFADVANVGPRWGGAITAAKFLQRFTSKYRWAHLDVAGPASKSGPQKGSTGRPVGLLFQFLLARQNGAAAPAKAAKAKGAKAR, encoded by the coding sequence ATGGACTTCCAACTCAAGACCCTGGACGCCGCGGGCGCGGCTCGCGAGAAGTGCGATGCGCTCGTGTTCGTGATCGCCGAAGGCTTCAAGCCCGGCCGCGACCCGTTGTCGCGCCTGGCCGCCGAAGCCGTGAAGGCCGGCGACCTGGACACCAAGCCCGGCAAGCTGCTGCAGGCGTATCGCCCTGCCGGGGTCGGCGCGAAACGCGTGGTGCTCGCGAGCGCCGGCGACGGCTCGCCGCGCCGCGTCCAGGCCGCGATCGGGTCGGCCGTGTCGTCGCTGAAGTCCGCGGGCGCCAAGCGCCTCGTCGTCGTGCTGCCCAGCGGCGCCGGCGACGACCACGTGCGCGCCGCAGTGGCCGGCACGGCCGAAGCCAGCTACGTCTACGTCGCCACGAAATCCAAGCCCGAAGGCCGCGAGCTCGAGCGCATCACCATCGCGGTGGGCAATGCGGCCGCGTCGAAGGGCGCGTTTGAGCTGGCGCGCGCGACCGCCGCGGGCATCGAGTTCGCGCGCGAGCTGGGCAACTTGCCGCCCAACCTCGCCACGCCCACGCGCCTGGGCGAAGAGGCCAAGGGCCTCGCCCGCACCTACGGCTTCCGCTGCGAAGTGCTCGGCCCGAAGGAGATCGCCAAGCTCGGCATGGGCGCCTTCATGGCCGTGGCGCAGGGCTCGGAGGAGCCGGCGCGCTTCATCGTGCTCGAATACAGGGGCGGCGCCGCGAACGAGGCGCCGGTGGTCCTCGTCGGCAAGGGCATCACGTTCGACTCCGGTGGCATCTCGATCAAGCCGGCGCCCGACATGGACGAGATGAAGTTCGACATGAGCGGCGCGGGCAGCGTGCTGGGCACCTTCCGCGCGCTCGGCGAAGCCAAGCCGGCGATCAACGTCGTGGGCCTGATCCCCTCGTGCGAGAACCTGCCCGACGGCCGCGCCGTCAAGCCGGGCGACATCGTCAAGACCATGAATGGCCAGACGGTGGAAATCCTGAACACCGACGCCGAAGGCCGCCTGATCCTGTGCGATGCGCTGGCCTATGCCGAGCGCTTCAAGCCGGGCGCCGTGGTGGACATCGCCACGCTCACCGGCGCCTGCGTGGTGGCGCTGGGCTTCGTGCGCAGCGGCCTGTTCTCGCCCGACGATGCGCTGGCGCAGGAACTGCTCGCGGCCGGCGAGGCCGCGAACGACCTCGCGTGGCGCATGCCGCTGGACGACGAATACGCGGACGGCCTGAAGACCAATTTCGCGGACGTCGCCAACGTCGGCCCGCGCTGGGGCGGCGCGATCACCGCCGCCAAGTTCCTGCAGCGCTTCACGTCCAAGTACCGCTGGGCGCACCTGGACGTCGCGGGCCCGGCTTCGAAGAGCGGGCCGCAGAAGGGCTCCACCGGCCGCCCCGTCGGCCTGCTGTTCCAGTTCCTGCTGGCCCGACAGAACGGCGCCGCCGCGCCGGCGAAGGCCGCCAAGGCCAAGGGCGCGAAGGCCCGGTGA
- the lptF gene encoding LPS export ABC transporter permease LptF, producing the protein MLFHSSLRKELARSFGATLVVLVTIVMTMTLVRTLSLATKGTVNPEDILMVMGYTVLGYLPPILTLSLFIAIVGTLSRMYRDSETVIWFGAGRGLSALLAPLFRFAWPILLVVAALALVIWPWANSQTQELKERYGKRGDLERVAPGQFQESASGTRVFFLDKDTPDNKSGKNIFIATNEHGKESVTAARSGRIVEIGQGQFLLLGNGQRMETPTKGPKEIRVSEFDEYAARVGGPQLASRDSAPAKTRSTLTLVMEPTPVNLGELGWRLGLALAAFNFVVIAVIVSNVNPRAGRSGNLVFALFAFVIYYNLLNIGQSWVTTGRASFAGFMLALHGGVFLLSALWLAKQHNNWTLLRFARRAKEAEPA; encoded by the coding sequence ATGTTATTCCATTCGTCCTTGCGCAAGGAACTGGCCCGCAGTTTCGGGGCGACGCTGGTCGTGCTCGTGACCATCGTGATGACGATGACGCTGGTGCGCACGCTGAGCCTCGCCACCAAGGGCACCGTGAACCCCGAGGACATCCTCATGGTCATGGGCTACACGGTGCTGGGCTACCTGCCGCCGATCCTCACGCTGTCGCTCTTCATCGCCATCGTCGGCACGCTTTCGCGCATGTACCGCGACAGCGAGACGGTGATCTGGTTCGGCGCGGGCCGCGGCCTGTCGGCGCTGCTCGCGCCGCTGTTCCGCTTCGCCTGGCCGATCCTGCTGGTGGTCGCGGCGCTGGCCCTGGTCATCTGGCCCTGGGCCAATTCGCAGACCCAGGAGCTGAAGGAGCGCTACGGCAAGCGCGGCGACCTCGAGCGCGTCGCGCCGGGGCAGTTCCAGGAATCGGCCAGCGGCACGCGCGTGTTCTTCCTGGACAAGGACACGCCGGACAACAAGTCGGGCAAGAACATCTTCATCGCCACCAACGAGCACGGCAAGGAGTCCGTCACCGCCGCGCGCAGCGGCCGCATCGTCGAGATCGGCCAGGGGCAGTTCCTGCTGCTGGGCAACGGCCAGCGCATGGAGACGCCGACGAAGGGCCCCAAGGAAATCCGCGTGAGCGAGTTCGACGAGTACGCGGCGCGCGTGGGTGGCCCGCAACTGGCATCGCGCGATTCCGCGCCGGCCAAGACGCGGTCGACGCTCACGCTGGTGATGGAGCCGACGCCGGTGAACCTGGGCGAGCTCGGCTGGCGGCTGGGCCTGGCGCTGGCGGCGTTCAACTTCGTGGTGATCGCCGTCATCGTGTCCAACGTGAACCCGCGCGCGGGCCGCAGCGGCAACCTGGTGTTCGCCCTGTTCGCCTTCGTCATCTACTACAACCTCCTGAACATCGGCCAGAGCTGGGTGACCACGGGGCGCGCGAGCTTCGCGGGTTTCATGCTGGCCCTGCACGGTGGGGTGTTCCTGCTGTCGGCGCTGTGGCTCGCCAAGCAGCACAACAACTGGACCCTGCTGCGGTTCGCCCGCCGCGCGAAAGAGGCCGAGCCCGCGTGA
- the lptG gene encoding LPS export ABC transporter permease LptG → MKTIRRLIYREVIAAVLFVTVGFLALFFFFDLVDELPNVGRGMTGYRLTQAFMYVALMVPSHLYELLPIAVLIGTIFVMARLAQSSEYTILRTSGLGPWRAMRTLLFLGLAFAAATFAAGDYLAPAADRTAQLLKARLEGRISVGQTGAWLKERQSFHTYNVNVGSLSPDGDMQSIRIYEADAKGYLVSITQAARGRFADDGSWVLENAERSEFSSAGPDTPKVDRVRMPSYRWPTEITQEMVSVALLKPERMGTLDLFQYIRHLEANGQTSQRYEIEFWRKVFYPLSCTVMVVLALPFAYLHFRSGGITGYVFGGVLLGISFFLLNNVFGYIGNLQNWRPWLTAAAPAVIYTMFSLGAFGWLVLRR, encoded by the coding sequence GTGAAGACCATCCGCCGCCTGATCTACCGCGAGGTGATCGCCGCCGTCCTGTTCGTGACCGTGGGCTTCCTCGCGCTGTTCTTCTTCTTCGACCTGGTCGACGAGCTGCCCAACGTGGGGCGCGGCATGACCGGCTACCGCCTGACGCAGGCGTTCATGTACGTGGCGCTGATGGTGCCCAGCCACCTGTACGAGCTGCTGCCCATCGCGGTGCTGATCGGGACGATCTTCGTGATGGCGCGGCTGGCGCAAAGCTCGGAATACACCATCCTGCGCACCAGCGGGCTGGGGCCGTGGCGCGCGATGCGCACCCTGCTGTTCCTCGGCCTGGCCTTCGCGGCCGCCACGTTCGCAGCGGGCGACTACCTGGCGCCGGCGGCCGATCGCACGGCGCAGCTGCTCAAGGCGCGGCTGGAGGGCCGCATCAGCGTCGGGCAGACGGGCGCGTGGCTGAAGGAGCGGCAGTCCTTCCACACCTACAACGTCAACGTCGGCTCGCTCTCGCCCGACGGCGACATGCAGTCCATCCGCATCTACGAAGCCGACGCGAAGGGCTACCTCGTGTCCATCACGCAGGCCGCGCGCGGCCGCTTCGCCGACGACGGCTCGTGGGTGCTGGAGAACGCCGAGCGCAGCGAGTTCTCCAGCGCCGGCCCCGACACGCCCAAGGTCGACCGCGTGCGCATGCCCAGCTACCGCTGGCCCACCGAGATCACGCAGGAGATGGTGTCGGTGGCGCTGCTCAAGCCCGAGCGCATGGGCACGCTGGACCTGTTCCAGTACATCCGCCACCTCGAGGCCAACGGGCAGACCTCGCAGCGCTACGAGATCGAGTTCTGGCGCAAGGTGTTCTACCCCCTCAGCTGCACGGTGATGGTGGTGCTGGCCCTGCCCTTCGCCTACCTGCACTTCCGCTCGGGCGGGATCACGGGCTACGTCTTCGGCGGCGTGCTGCTGGGAATCAGCTTCTTCCTCCTGAACAACGTCTTCGGCTACATCGGCAACCTGCAGAACTGGCGGCCCTGGCTGACCGCAGCCGCGCCGGCGGTGATCTACACGATGTTCTCGCTGGGGGCCTTCGGCTGGCTGGTGCTGCGACGATGA
- a CDS encoding sirohydrochlorin chelatase, which produces MKRAIVLFGHGSRDPQWREPMDAVARRIRARVTEVEVRCAFLELDSPHLPAVAAELAGAGIDAIRVVPMFLGAGRHAREDLPRLVEECRRAHPTVAFDLRPSVGENAKVLDLLAQTALE; this is translated from the coding sequence ATGAAGCGCGCGATCGTGCTCTTCGGCCATGGCTCGCGCGACCCGCAATGGCGCGAGCCGATGGACGCGGTGGCGCGCCGCATCCGCGCCCGCGTCACCGAGGTCGAGGTGCGCTGCGCCTTCCTCGAACTCGATTCGCCCCACCTGCCGGCGGTCGCGGCCGAACTCGCGGGCGCCGGCATCGATGCGATCCGCGTCGTCCCGATGTTCCTGGGCGCCGGGCGCCATGCCCGCGAAGATCTGCCCCGCCTCGTCGAAGAGTGCCGGCGTGCCCACCCCACCGTGGCGTTCGACCTGCGGCCGTCCGTGGGCGAAAACGCGAAGGTGCTGGACTTGCTGGCCCAAACGGCGCTGGAATAA
- a CDS encoding CysB family HTH-type transcriptional regulator: MNLHQFRFVQEAVRRNLNLTEAAKALHTSQPGVSKAIIELEEELGVEIFARHGKRLKRVTEPGQHVLKSIELIMREVGNLKRIGEQFSAQDSGTLSIATTHTQARYVLPVPVAKLREAYPKVNVTLHQGSPDQVARYIIDEVAEIGIATESLSDYQELVTLPCYEWQHVLVLPQGHPLAKKERISLEDIAAEPIITYHPSFTGRTRIDTAFAHKKLEPRIALEAIDSDVIKTYVRLGLGIGIVAEMSMQGDDKGDLVVRPLGAIFGQNVARVAFKRGAYLRNFVFKFAELLSDRLDRNLIAKAMSGHSNDYGI, encoded by the coding sequence ATGAACCTTCACCAGTTCCGTTTCGTGCAGGAGGCGGTCCGGCGCAACCTCAACCTGACCGAGGCCGCCAAGGCCCTGCACACCTCGCAGCCCGGGGTCTCCAAGGCGATCATCGAGCTGGAAGAAGAGCTGGGCGTGGAAATCTTCGCCCGTCACGGCAAGCGCCTGAAGCGCGTGACCGAGCCCGGGCAGCACGTCCTCAAGAGCATCGAGCTGATCATGCGCGAGGTCGGCAACCTCAAGCGCATCGGCGAGCAGTTCAGCGCCCAGGACAGCGGCACGCTGTCGATCGCCACCACGCACACGCAGGCGCGTTACGTGCTGCCCGTGCCCGTGGCCAAACTGCGAGAGGCCTATCCCAAGGTCAACGTCACGCTGCACCAGGGCTCGCCCGACCAGGTGGCGCGCTACATCATCGACGAGGTCGCCGAGATCGGCATCGCGACCGAATCGCTCTCGGACTACCAGGAGCTCGTCACGCTGCCCTGCTACGAGTGGCAGCACGTGCTGGTGCTGCCGCAAGGCCACCCGCTCGCGAAGAAGGAACGCATCTCGCTCGAGGACATCGCGGCCGAGCCCATCATCACCTACCACCCCTCGTTCACCGGCCGCACGCGCATCGACACCGCGTTCGCGCACAAGAAGCTGGAGCCGCGCATCGCGCTGGAGGCCATCGACTCGGACGTGATCAAGACCTACGTGCGCCTGGGCCTGGGTATCGGCATCGTCGCCGAGATGTCCATGCAGGGCGACGACAAGGGCGACCTGGTCGTGCGCCCCCTCGGCGCGATCTTCGGGCAGAACGTCGCGCGCGTCGCCTTCAAGCGCGGCGCGTACCTGCGCAACTTCGTCTTCAAGTTCGCCGAGCTGCTGTCCGACCGCCTCGACCGCAACCTGATCGCCAAGGCCATGAGCGGCCATTCCAACGACTATGGGATCTGA
- a CDS encoding pyridoxal phosphate-dependent aminotransferase, with the protein MGSERTPPLQTKLPAVGTTIFTVMSALAAEKGAVNLGQGFPDFDCDPKLVQAVTDAMSHGLNQYPPMAGIPQLRAAVAAKIETMYGHTYDPGDEVTITAGATQAIITAVLAIVRPGDEVIVLEPCYDSYVPNIELAGGTVVRVPLTPGTFRPDFAKISAAITPRTRAILVNSPHNPSATVWTAAEMRQLEELLAPTDIFLISDEVYEHMVFDGEQHQSAARFPGLAARAFIVSSFGKTYHVTGWKVGYVAAPRALTTEFRKVHQFNVFTVNTPVQHGLASYMADPQPYLQLPAFYQRKRDVFREGLKKTRFRILPSEGSYFQCVDISKVSDLKEEDFCKWLTSEIGVAAIPLSAFYGNGFDQRVVRFCFAKKEETLNTALGRLAKL; encoded by the coding sequence ATGGGATCTGAACGCACCCCGCCCCTGCAGACCAAGCTGCCCGCCGTCGGCACGACGATCTTCACCGTCATGTCGGCCCTCGCCGCCGAAAAGGGCGCGGTGAACCTCGGGCAAGGCTTTCCCGATTTCGACTGCGACCCGAAGCTGGTGCAGGCAGTCACCGATGCGATGTCCCACGGGCTGAACCAGTACCCGCCGATGGCCGGCATCCCGCAGCTGCGCGCCGCCGTCGCCGCGAAGATCGAAACGATGTACGGCCACACGTACGACCCGGGCGATGAAGTCACGATCACGGCCGGCGCGACGCAAGCCATCATCACCGCGGTGCTGGCCATCGTGCGCCCCGGCGACGAGGTCATCGTGCTGGAGCCCTGCTACGACAGCTACGTGCCCAACATCGAGCTGGCCGGCGGCACCGTGGTGCGCGTGCCGCTCACGCCGGGCACCTTCCGGCCCGACTTCGCGAAGATCTCGGCGGCCATCACGCCGCGCACGCGCGCCATCCTGGTCAACAGCCCGCACAACCCGAGCGCCACCGTGTGGACCGCCGCCGAGATGCGGCAGCTCGAGGAACTGCTCGCGCCCACGGACATCTTCCTGATCAGCGACGAGGTTTACGAACACATGGTGTTCGACGGCGAGCAGCACCAGAGCGCGGCGCGCTTCCCGGGGCTTGCGGCACGAGCCTTCATCGTCTCGAGCTTCGGCAAGACGTATCACGTGACGGGCTGGAAGGTCGGTTACGTCGCGGCGCCGCGCGCACTCACCACCGAATTCCGCAAGGTCCACCAGTTCAACGTCTTCACCGTGAACACGCCGGTGCAGCACGGCCTGGCGTCGTACATGGCCGACCCGCAGCCCTACCTTCAGCTGCCGGCCTTCTACCAGCGCAAGCGCGACGTGTTCCGTGAAGGCCTGAAGAAGACGCGCTTCCGGATCCTGCCGAGCGAAGGCAGCTATTTCCAGTGCGTGGACATCTCGAAGGTCAGCGACCTGAAGGAAGAAGACTTCTGCAAGTGGCTCACGAGCGAGATCGGCGTCGCGGCCATCCCGCTGTCGGCCTTCTATGGCAACGGCTTCGACCAGAGGGTGGTGCGCTTTTGCTTCGCGAAGAAGGAAGAGACCCTGAACACCGCGCTGGGGCGGCTGGCGAAGCTCTAA
- a CDS encoding (2Fe-2S)-binding protein, whose translation MDRRSFIESCTAGAACLSFPLGGIAGDAHPREYQRAVLVDEHGQPIKASKLTPLTNYVFHYPFVATPVFLIDLGKAVAPHVVSTKDRGAYQWPGGVGARKSIVAYSAICAHKLVYPTKDVSFISFRKTRAQKGVQDELIHCCAEHSQYDPARGAQVLSGPAPQPLATVLLAYDAKHDTLTAHGTLGNEVFDEFFRKYEAKLSLDVGPKAHERVTQATVTELSRFCRNSIQC comes from the coding sequence ATGGACCGACGCAGTTTCATCGAGTCTTGTACCGCGGGGGCCGCGTGCCTGTCGTTTCCCCTCGGTGGCATCGCGGGCGATGCCCACCCGCGCGAGTACCAGCGCGCCGTGCTCGTGGACGAGCACGGGCAGCCGATCAAGGCCTCGAAGCTCACGCCGCTGACCAACTACGTCTTCCACTATCCCTTCGTCGCCACGCCCGTGTTCCTCATCGACCTGGGCAAGGCGGTGGCGCCGCACGTCGTGAGCACCAAGGATCGCGGCGCCTACCAATGGCCCGGGGGCGTCGGAGCGCGGAAGAGCATCGTGGCCTACTCGGCCATCTGCGCGCACAAGTTGGTCTACCCGACCAAGGACGTGAGCTTCATCAGCTTCCGCAAGACGCGCGCGCAGAAGGGCGTGCAGGACGAATTGATCCACTGCTGCGCCGAACACAGCCAGTACGACCCCGCGCGTGGCGCGCAGGTGCTCTCGGGCCCGGCCCCGCAGCCGCTGGCCACGGTGCTGCTCGCGTACGACGCGAAGCACGACACGCTCACGGCCCACGGCACGCTGGGCAACGAGGTCTTCGACGAGTTCTTCCGCAAGTACGAAGCCAAACTGAGCCTCGACGTGGGGCCGAAGGCCCACGAGCGAGTGACGCAGGCGACGGTGACGGAGTTGAGCCGCTTCTGCCGCAACTCGATCCAGTGCTGA
- a CDS encoding DUF3309 family protein has product MSMSLLLLIVLILLLVGALPTWPHSRGWGYAPSGGLGLVLLIVLILMLMGRL; this is encoded by the coding sequence ATGTCCATGTCGCTGCTGCTCCTGATCGTCCTGATCCTGCTGCTGGTCGGCGCGCTGCCCACGTGGCCGCACAGCCGCGGCTGGGGCTATGCGCCGTCGGGCGGCCTCGGTCTCGTGCTGCTGATCGTGCTGATCCTGATGCTGATGGGCAGGCTCTAA